From the Oceanibaculum indicum P24 genome, the window CCGCCGGAGGAGCGCACCGCGATCCTCGACCGCACCGATTTCGTGAAGCTGACCTCGCACACCATCACCGACCGCGCGGCGCTGGAGGCGGAACTTGACCGCATCCGGCAGGACGGGTTCGCCGGCGTAGAGGAAGAAGCCGACCTTGGCGAGCTGGCCGTCGCGGCGCCGATCCTCGATGGCGACCGCAAGCCGATCGCGGCGCTGGGCATCACCACCTCGACAGCGTACTGGACCATGGCACAGGCGCGCGAAAAGCTGTCGCCCATCGTGCAGCAGGCGGCCACCGCAATCAGCCGGTCGCTGCAGGGCTGGCACGGCTTCTGAGGGAACTGCTTGCCCTGTGCAGTCCTGTCATTCGCGCAAGACTATGGCAGAGTGGATGAAACGCGCCTAACGTGGCGCATCCCTCTCGCAAGCCAAGACGAACGGAACCCGTGAGCACCGCCGAATACAAGGTCGAGCTGACCGCGCCCGACATCAGCGCCTACCGCGCCGGCAATACCGGCATCGATTACGCAACCACCTTCGACAGCGGCAAGCCCGGCCCGCATGTGATGGTGAATGCCGTCACCCACGGCAACGAGCTTTGCGGTGCCATCGCCCTCGATTACCTGTTCCGCAACGACATCCGCCCGAAACAGGGCAAGCTGACCTTCAGCTTCGCCAATGTGGAGGCCTATCTCAGCTTCGATCCCGCCAACCCCACCGCCTCGCGTTTCGTCGAGGAGGATTTCAACCGCATCTGGTCGGAAGAGGTGCTGGACGGGCCGCGCGACAGTGTGGAGCTGCGCCGCGCCCGGCAGATGCGGCCGCTGATCGACAGCGTGGATTACCTGCTCGACATTCATTCGATGCAGCACCCGACCGCCCCGCTGATGCTGTGCGGGCCGCTGGAAAAGGGCATCACACTGGCCCGCGCGCTGAAACATCCGGAGATCGTGGTGTCCGACAAGGGCCACGCCGCGGGAAAGCGGCTGCGCGACTATCGTTTCTTCGGCGACCCGAACGATCCGCGCAACGCGCTGCTGATCGAATGCGGCCAGCATTGGGAAAAATCCAGCCAGACCGTCGCCCTGGACAATGCGCTGCGCTTCCTGGCCCATTACGGCACGATCGACCGGGAGGTGATGGAGCGCCACCTCTCCACACAGGAGCTGACGCCGCAGAAGGTGATCCAGGTCACCGACCCGATCACGGTGAAAAGCGACAGTTTCCGCTTCGTCGCCGACTATAAGGGGCTGGAAGTCATCGAGAAGAAGGGTTCGCTGCTCGGCCATGACGGCGACGAGCCGGTCTATACCCCACATGACCGCTGCGTGCTGATCATGCCGTCGCGCCGGCTGACCAAGGGCCAGACCGCCGTGCGGCTGGGGCGCTTCCTTGACTGAGGACACGCAGAAAGAATCTATAGGCGGCAAGGGTCCGGCGAAGCTCTGGCAGATCGCCCTGGCGCTCGCCATCGGCGCCATCGGCGGCTATATCTTCCTGATGCTGCGCCTGCCGCTGGCCTGGATGATGGGCGCGATGGTGTTCACCACTGCCGCCGCCATCGCCGGCGTGCCGATCCGCATGGCGATGAAGCTGCGCACCGCCTTCCTTGCCATCCTGGGCGTCATGCTGGGCAGCGCCTTCCGCCCGGACATCATCGACCAGCTGGGGCAGTGGATCGTCAGCGCCATCGGCATCGTCGCCTATGTCAGCCTCGCCGGCTGGCTGGTCTATCAATATTACCGGCGCTTCAGCGGCTACGATCAGGCGACCGCCTATTTCGCCGCCTCGCCTGGCGGCCTGTCGGAAATGATCATGATGGGCACGGCGATGGGCGGCGACGAGCGCATCATCTCGCTGACGCATGGCGCTCGCATCCTGCTGGTGGTGCTGACAGTGCCGCTGTTTTTTCGCTATTTCCTAGGCTACGAGCCGCCGCCGCGCGGCGTGACCGGCATCTCGATCCTGGATATGCCGCTCTATGACCTGACGCTGCTCGGCCTGTGCGCGATCATCGGCGCTTTCCTCGCCAAGCTGGCGCGGCTGCCGGCCTCGCTGCTGGTCGGGCCGATGCTGTGTAGTGCGGCCATCCATCTGGCCGGGCTGACATCGCACGCCCCGCCCTTCGAGCTCGTTACCGTCGCGCAGATCGTGATCGGCAGCGCCATCGGTTGCCGCTTCGCCGGTACGAAACTCGCCCTCGTGCGTCGCACGGTCGGCGTCACCATGATCTCGACCGGGATCCTGCTGGCGGTCACGCTGGTCTTCTCGGTCGGCCTGCATCTGCTGACCGACCTGCCGACGCTGGATATCGTGCTGGCCTTCTCGCCCGGCGGCCTTGCGGAGATGAGCCTGGTCGCACTGGCCGTCGGCGGCGACACCGCCTTCGTCTCCAGCCATCACATATTGCGTATCATCGTTGTCGTGCTGCTGGCGCCACTGGTGTTCCGGCTGTTCGTCCGGCGCTCCGCCCTGCTCAGCCGCCCGAACGCGGCGGACGACTGAGCAGAAGCGCCGCGGCCCTCAGTACATCTTGTACTTCAGGAACTTGCCGCTCATCGTGATGGACACCCGGTCGCCGGCGGGATCAGGCTCGCGCTTCAGATCCATCTTGAAGTCGATGGCGCTCATGATGCCGTCGCCGAACTCCTCCTCGATCAGCGCCTTGAAGGTGCTGCCATAGACATTGACCAGCTCGTAGAAGCGGTAGATCAACGGATCGGTCGGCACCGCCGTCGGCAGCGAGCCGCGATAGGGGACCTGCTGCAGCAGCTTTACCTCGAAATCGTCAAGCCCCAGAAAGGCGCCGACGGCCTTCGCGGCCGGTTCCGGCAAGGGCATCTGCCCCATCAGGGCGGCGGTCGCATATTCCTTCGACAGCCCTTCCGCCTTGGCGGTAATGTCCTTCCACTTCAGGCCCTTGGCAATCTTGATGTCGCGGATCTTCGCGGTCAGCTCTTCACGAGTCATCGTTCTGTCTTCCCTGATTTTCTTGATTTGCGGTAATGGTCAGCGGCCAGCGGACTTGACCTCCAGCGGGGCTTCCCCGGCGGAAATCGGGCGCGCCGGCGGCTGGCCGACGCCGGGTTTGGTGATCGGCGGGTGTTTCGGGTCATAGCCGGGTGCCGACAGCTCCGCCTTGAAGCTGTTGGCGCGATTCACCAGGAACTCCAGCAGGTGGTTGCGCATCGGGTAATAGTGCGGGTGCCGATGCATGTCCTGGCGGGTGCGGCCCTTAGGCAGCGTGTTCTCCACGATCTCGCAGACCCGTGCCTGCGGGCCGTTGCTCATCAGCACGATCTTGTCGGCCAGCAGGATCGCCTCGTCGATATCGTGGGTGATCATGAAGCTGGTCTGCTGCGTGGCGCCGCAGATCGCCACCAACTCGTCCTGGAGCGAGCCGCGCGTCAGCGCGTCCAGCGCGCTGAACGGCTCGTCCATCAGCAATATGTCCGGCTCGATGGCCAGCGCCCGGGCGATGCCGACGCGCTGCTTCATGCCGCCAGACAGCTGCGAGGGCTTCTTCAGCTCGCTGCCGGTCAGATGCACCAGGTCGATATATTTCTGGCAGTGCGCGCGCACCTTCGCCTTGTCCCAGCCGGGATAGCGGGACCGCACGGCGAAGGCGATATTGCCCATTACGCTGAGCCACGGCAGCAGCGCGTGATGCTGGAAGATGACGGCCCGGTCGAGGCTGGGGCCGGTGATTTCCTTGCCGCCGACGATGATGCCGCCGCCGCTTGAGTCGTCCAGCCCCGCCAGGATGTTCAGCAAGGTGGTCTTGCCGCAGCCGGAATGGCCGATCAGGCAGACGAACTCGCCCTTCTCGATGCCGAACCAGATATCGTCGAACACGGTGACGGAGTCGCCGCCGCGCGGCGGCGGGAAGGTCTTGCGCAGACCCTCGATGCGGATATGGGCCATGCTGCCGCCCCTCTATTCCTGATAGGCGACAAGGCGGGCGAACCAGCCGAGCACCTGGTCCAGCACCATGCCGATCACGCCGATGGCCAGGATGGCGATGATCACGTTGGTGATGGAAAGATTGTTCCACTCGTTCCAGACGAAGTAGCCAATGCCGGTACCGCCCACGAGCATCTCCGCCGCCACGATGACCAGCCAGGCGATGCCGATGGAAATGCGCACGCCGGTCATGATGGTGGGCGCCGCCGCGGGCAGGATGACAGCAATCGCTGTCCGCAGCTGGCCGACCTCCAGCGTGCGCGCGACGTTCAGCCATTCCCGCCGGACCGACGCCACGCCAAACGCGGTGTTCAGCAGCATCGGCCAGACCGAGCAGATGAAGATGACGAAGATCGCCGACAGGTTGCTGTCCTTGATCGTGTAGAGGGCCAGCGGCATCCAGGCGAGTGGCGAGATCGGCTTCAGCACCTGGATGTATGGGTCCAGCGCCTTATAGACCAGCGGCGACATGCCGATCAGGAAGCCCAGCGGAATGGCGAGGATGACCGCCAGCCCGAACCCCAGCAGCACGCGCAGGATGGAAAAACCGAGCTGGATGCCGATGCCCTTATCGTTCGGCCCGTTGTCGTAGAACGGGTCGGTGACGTGCTGCCACAGCTTCAGGCCGATCTCCCCCGGCCCCGGCATGGCGGAGGCGCCGGTCACCGCCGTCGCCCCCATCAGCTTGGCATATTCCGGGTCGAGGTCCGCCGCCTTGCCGCCGCCGCTCACCGCCGCCTCCCAGGCGGCGATGAACAGGACGAACAGCAGGACCGAGAGCAACGCCGCCCGCAATCCCAGGGAGAGCTGCATGCGCTAGACCCTCTTGATCGCGAAGCTGGAGATATACTCCTCCGGCTTGGCCGGATCGAAAGCCTTGCCCATGACCGAGAAGCTCTTGGTGGTGGCCGTCGGCGGCGTCAGCCCTACCTCTGCCATCAGCTTGGCGGCATCGGTGGCGAGGAACACCTCCTTGGCGACGCCGGCATAGTCGATCTCGCCGGTGATCTGTCCCCAGCGCTTCATCTGGGTCAGAATCCAGACGGCGAAGCTCTCCCACGGGAAGGGGGCGAAGTCGATGCGGTCGGGCACCTTCTGCACCTTGCCGAGGCCGTCCGCGAAGGTGCCGGTCAGCACCTGCTCTACCACCGTTACCGGCTGGTTCAGGTAATTGGCCGGCGCGATCGCCTCGGCGATCTGCTTGCGGTTCTCCGGCTTGGTCGCGAAGGCCGTGGCGTCGATGATGCCCTTCAGCAGCGCGCGGTAGGTGTTCGGCATGGTGGTGACGAATTCCTTGCTGGCGGCAAAAGCGCAGCACGGGTGGCCGTCCCAGATTTCCTTGGAGAGGATATGGATGAAGCCAACACCGTCATAGACCGCGCGCTGGTTCACCGGGTCGGGCGCCAGGAAGCCATCGAGGTTTTCGGCACGCAGATTGGCCACCATCTCGGGCGGCGGCACGGCGCGGATCTGCACGTCCTTGTCGGGGTCCACTCCATGCTCCGCCAGGTAATAACGCAGCAGGTAATTGTGCATCGAATAGTCGAAGGGCACGGCGAACTTGAAGCCTTTCCAACTCTTCGGATCGCGCTTGTCCTTATGCTTCATCGCCAGGGTGATCGCCTGGCCGTTGATGTTCTCCACCGCCGGCATGGTGTAGGGGATCGGGTTGGAGCCGGCCCCCAGGCTGATCGCCAGCGGCATAGGGGAGAGCATGTGCGCGGCGTCATATTCCTTGTTCAGCGTCTTGTCGCGCACCACGGCCCAGCCGGCGGTCTTGATGACCTCGACATTCAGTCCGTGCTTGGAATAGAAGCCCATCGGATGCGCCATGATGATCGGCGTGGCGCAGGTGATCGGAATGAAGCCTACCTTCAGATCGGTCTTCTCCGGCTTGCCGGTGCCCTGCGCAAAGGCCTCGCGCGCCGCCGCCAGCGGGAAGAACTCGTTGATCGCCGCCAGCGCCGTACCGGCGCCAACCGCCTGCAGGAAGGCGCGCCTTGTCGCATCCTGCGGGAACAGCGCACGGACGATGGCCGCGTCAACCACCCGGCTGTCGCGCGCCTCCTCATCGGCGGCCAGCTTCTGCCGTTCGGCGATATCGTGATCATGCTGGCTGGCATGCTCGCCGCACGAGCAGCCCAGCCGGGCTTTCGGATCAAAGGGATCTTGGAACATGCCGCCTCCACTGTTTTTTTGTTGCAACGCAACACAGCTATAGACAAGGCGCATGCCAGAGAAAAAATCGCGCTATCTCAACGGAATAGATTCTTTATATTGGAATATACTAAGCAACTGCCTGCTAAATTAGCTGCAGGTGCAAAAAATGCATGCACTTGCGAAGATCACACGCATTTCGCGGTCAGGCCGCCATCGACCACCAGTTCCGTGCCGGTGATGTAGCGCGCCTCGTCGGAGGCGAGGAACAGCGCCGCATGCGCCACGTCCCAGGCGTCACCCATGCGGCCCATCGGGCATTGCGCGTCGCGCGCACGGATCATCGCCTCCACATCGCCCGGCTTGCCATAGGCGCCGGTCAGCCCCTCGCGCACCATCGGCGTGTTCATCAGGCCCGGCAGGATGGTGTTGGCGCGGATGCCCTTCGCCGCATATTGCAGCGCCACCGAGCGGGTGAAGGGCACGATGGCGCCCTTGGTCGTGGAATAGACGATATAGGGCACGCCCAGCCAGCGATTGCCGGCAATCGAGCCGATATTGACGATGGCGCCGCCGCCCTGGCGTTCCATCACCGGCAGCACATGCCGGCAGGTCAGATACAGGGAGGTCAGGTTCACCTGCAGCACCTTGTCCCATTCCGCCTCGTCCAGCTCCACCGGGCCGCCCAGCCCCATGATGCCGACATTGTTGTGCAGGATATCGATGCGCCCGAACCGGTCGAGGCAGGCTTCCACCATTGCCCTCACCTGCGCGCTGTCGGTCACGTCGCAGGTATGGGCGGCAATGGTGCCACCCTCGGCCGCGACGATGGCGCGGGTCTCCTCCACCGCCTGGCTGTTGCGGTCGATGGCGAAGATCTGCGCGCCCTCCCGCGCGAACAGCGCCGCGACCGCCTTGCCATTGCCCCAGCCCGGCCCGACCGAGCCAGCCCCGGTGACGATGGCCACCTTGTCCTTCAGCCTGCCGGCCATGGTTTCCTCCCTGTTGGTGACTTTTATTATGGTCTGTCATGCCCGGACTTGATCCGGGCATCCAGGGGCGGTGCCCAGCCCTTAACCCCAGTGCTTGTGGCCCTGGATTGCCGGGTCAAGCCCGGCAATGACAAAGCTATACTCCCCTCCTACACCCCTTCCTTCTCCAGCAGGGCGCGCAGCTCGGTCTTCAGGATCTTGCCGTAATTGTTCTTCGGCAACGCCGCGATGAAGCGGTAGCGCTTCGGCCGCTTGAAGCGGGCGATATTGTCCAGGCATAGCGCGTCCAGCTCCGCCTCCGGCACGCGTCCCCCTTCCCGCGCTACCACGAAGGCCACCACTTCCTCGCCCCAGTCGGCATGCGGCGATCCCACCACCGAGACCTCGGCCACCTGCGGGTGGGTCAGCAGCACCTCCTCCACCTCGCGCGGATAGATATTGGAGCCGCCGGAAATAATGACGTCCTTGGAGCGGTCATGCAGGCTGAGATAGCCATCCTCGTCGAACGAGCCCATGTCGCCGGTATAAAGCCAGCCGCCGGCCAGCGTCTTGGCTGTCGCCTCGGGATTGTTCCAGTAGCCCAGCATGACCGAATCGCCGCGGCAGATGATCTCCCCCACCTCGCCCGGCGGCAGCGTATTGTCGTCGGCATCGACCACGCGCACCTCGACCACGCTCTGCGCCTGCCCGGCCGACGCGATGCGCTGCTCCCAGCGCGGATGATCGCGCATCGCATACTGCGCCTTGGTCATGCCGGTGATGGTCATCGGGCTCTCGCCCTGGCCATAGAGCTGGGCGAGCTTGTTCCCCAGCACATCGAGCGCCTGCTTCACATCGGCCACATACATCGGCGCGCCGCCATAGACGATGGTCTTCAGGTTGCGCAGGTCCGCGCCGCCAATGCCCGGATGATTGACCAGCCGCTTCACCATGGTCGGCGCGGCAAACAGCGTCAGCCCCCGGTGGTGCGGTATGAGGTCCGCCATCTCCGCCGGGTCGAAGCCACCGGAGTCCGGGATCACCTGCGTCGCCCCCATCATCATGTGCGGCAGCATGTAGAGGCCGGAGCCGTGCGACAGCGGTGCCGCGTGCAGAATGGAGTCGCCGGGCGCGATGGCGTCGATATCGACGAAATAGCTGAGGCTCATGGCGCGCAGATTGCGATGGCTCAGCATCGCGCCCTTGGGCCGGCCAGTGGTGCCGCTGGTGTAGAACAGCCAGGCGAGATCGTCGTCGCCCGCCGCCGCCATCGGTACCGGGTCGGCCTGTAGCATCCACCGATGCTCTGGCGTACCGGTGCAGATAATGCGCTCCAGCGCCGGCAACTCGCCCGCCAGCCCGGCGATCACCGGTTCCAGGTCGGATGTCACGAAACACAGCCGCGCACCGCTATGCTCAAGGATGTACTGGAACTCGCGCGCATGCAGCTTGCCGTTGATCGGCACGGCGGCGAGGCCGGCATACCAGATGGCGTAGAACAGCACCACATAGTCTGGGCAGTTCTTCATCGCCAGCGCGACCCGGTCCCCCGGTTGCAGACCCATCGCCTGCAACGCGCCAGCGACGCTGGCTACCGAGCGCGCCATGTCGCGGAAGCCCAGCACCGTGCGCGGTCCCTGCGCCAGCGCTGGATGGTCGCCCAGCCGGTGAGCCGCACGCACCAGCATGCCCGCCAGATTCATGACTCCTCCCGAAATTCTTGTTCTTTTCGGGAAGTCTCGCAGAGCCCGGCGGCAGCGGCAAGCGGCTGCCTCAGTTCGGCAGCGCCTCGATGCGGCGGTCGATCTGTTCGCGCAAGGGGGAGTCCGCCGGCGCCATCTCGCGCAGCTCCGTCCACAGCCGTCGCGCGGTTGCCGTGTCGCCCTTGCGGGCGGCCTCGTTGCCCAGGAAGAACAAGGCCTGCGGGTTGGTGGCGTCCAGCGCGTTCAGCTTGCGCATCACCGCCATGAACTCCTCAGGCATCTCCGCCTCCGGCGTGCCGGGCGGGAACAGGGCCATCGCATAGCCGGTCAGCAACGGCACGCTGTCGGGGAAATGCGTCAGCGCCTCCTCATAGGCGGCGCGTGCCTTCTCCGGCTCGCCCTGAACGCCATAGGCCCGCGTCAGCCTGATCCAGCCATCCTCGTCCTTCGGCTGGTCCTTCAGCCGCTCGGCCAGCCGCTCCACCATGCCCTGCACGAAGGCCGCGCGCTCCTCCGGGCTCATCTGCTGCGCCGCCTCGACATCGGCGCGGCTGGGGCCAGCTGCCGGAGTCTCGCCGCCCCTCTGGCCGGCCATCTGGCCCATCTCCTGCCGCGCGGCCTCCCGCAGAGGCGCGAGGGCAATGCCATTCTCCGCCGCCAGCGACTCCATCCTCGCCGTCAGCATAGTCATCCAGGGGGCATCCGGCGGTGAGATCACCTGCAGCCGGGCCCAATTCTCCAGCGCGGCGCGCGGCTGGCCCGCCTGTTCCGCCGCCAGCCCCAGATAATAGAGCGAGCGCGGATCGCCGGGGCTGGAAGCCAGCACATGCTCGAACACGGTGCGCGCCTCGACCGGGACGATGCCTTGCTGTGCCTGCACCAGCATCTCGGCATAGAGGCCGAAACTCTCCGGGTCGGCCTCCAGATGGGCGGCACGGCGATAGGCCTCGGCACTCTCCTCGAAGCGTTCCATCTGACGCAGCGCATTGCCAAGGCGCAGCCAGGAGGGCCGGTCGGCCGGGTTTTCCTCAAGCCGCGTACGCAGGGCCTGCACCTCGCCGGTCAGCGCGGCACTGCTCTGCGCCACCGCCTGGATTTCCGCCTGCCGGCTGGCCAGCGGCATGTCCGGCGCGCCGGGACTGCCCAGCGTCAGATAGATCAGGACGGACCCCAGCGGCACGATGCCGGCGGCGAGCGCCAGCGCGAAAGCGCGGTAATGCGGCGGCACGGCGCCCGGCCCCACAGCCCCCTGCTGACGGTCCTCGGCCAGCATGCGGCGCTGGATCTCGACCCGCGCGGCGGCAGCCTGGTCCTCGCTGAGTACGCCAGAGGCCAGATCGCGCTCGATCTCCTTCAGCTGTGCCCGATAGACGGTCAGCCCGTAATCGCGCCGGTCCGCGGCGCGGCCTGTTTCGCGCAGCAGCGGCCAGGCCAGCGCGGCAATGGTCGCGGCCGTCAGCAGGCCGATGGCAATCCAGATGATCATTTAGACTCGTCCTCGGCCATCAGCGCGTCGAGCCGCTTGCGCTCATCGGGGTCCAGCGGCACGGCCCCTGCCGGCACTGCATCCGCCGCCTTGCGGCTGCCGCGCAGGTAGAACAACACGCCGATGGCGCCCAGCAGCAGGATACCCGCCGGCCCGTACCAGAGAATCCAGGTGGACGGCTTCACCGGCGGCTTCAGCAGCACGAAATCGCCATAGCGCTGCACGACGAACTCGCGGACATCATCGTTGCTGTCGCCCTGCTTCAGCCGCTCACGCACCAGCAGACGCAGATCGCGCGCCAGCTCGGCATTCGATTCGTCGATGGATTCATTCTGGCAGACCAGGCAGCGCAGCTCCTTGCCGATCTCGCGTGCCCGCGATTCCAGCGCCGGGTCAGCCAGCATCTCGTCCGGCTTCACCGCCTGCGCCGAGACCGGCAGCAGCAGGACGAAGAGCAGCGCCAGGACCAGCCGCCTCATCGCGCGACTTCCCGCAGCAGCGGCCGGATCGTCTGCTCGATATCCTTTGCCGTCAGCACGCCGACATGGCGGTAGCGGATATGGCCATCCCGATCCACGACATAGGTTTCCGGCACGCCATAGACGCCCCAGTCGATCGACACCCGGCCATCGGCGTCGGCACCGATCCGTGTATAGGGATTGCCCAGCTCGGTCAGGAAGCGGGCCACCGCCTGCGGCTTGTCCTT encodes:
- a CDS encoding M14 family metallopeptidase, with the protein product MSTAEYKVELTAPDISAYRAGNTGIDYATTFDSGKPGPHVMVNAVTHGNELCGAIALDYLFRNDIRPKQGKLTFSFANVEAYLSFDPANPTASRFVEEDFNRIWSEEVLDGPRDSVELRRARQMRPLIDSVDYLLDIHSMQHPTAPLMLCGPLEKGITLARALKHPEIVVSDKGHAAGKRLRDYRFFGDPNDPRNALLIECGQHWEKSSQTVALDNALRFLAHYGTIDREVMERHLSTQELTPQKVIQVTDPITVKSDSFRFVADYKGLEVIEKKGSLLGHDGDEPVYTPHDRCVLIMPSRRLTKGQTAVRLGRFLD
- the ccmI gene encoding c-type cytochrome biogenesis protein CcmI, with product MIIWIAIGLLTAATIAALAWPLLRETGRAADRRDYGLTVYRAQLKEIERDLASGVLSEDQAAAARVEIQRRMLAEDRQQGAVGPGAVPPHYRAFALALAAGIVPLGSVLIYLTLGSPGAPDMPLASRQAEIQAVAQSSAALTGEVQALRTRLEENPADRPSWLRLGNALRQMERFEESAEAYRRAAHLEADPESFGLYAEMLVQAQQGIVPVEARTVFEHVLASSPGDPRSLYYLGLAAEQAGQPRAALENWARLQVISPPDAPWMTMLTARMESLAAENGIALAPLREAARQEMGQMAGQRGGETPAAGPSRADVEAAQQMSPEERAAFVQGMVERLAERLKDQPKDEDGWIRLTRAYGVQGEPEKARAAYEEALTHFPDSVPLLTGYAMALFPPGTPEAEMPEEFMAVMRKLNALDATNPQALFFLGNEAARKGDTATARRLWTELREMAPADSPLREQIDRRIEALPN
- the ntrB gene encoding nitrate ABC transporter permease — translated: MQLSLGLRAALLSVLLFVLFIAAWEAAVSGGGKAADLDPEYAKLMGATAVTGASAMPGPGEIGLKLWQHVTDPFYDNGPNDKGIGIQLGFSILRVLLGFGLAVILAIPLGFLIGMSPLVYKALDPYIQVLKPISPLAWMPLALYTIKDSNLSAIFVIFICSVWPMLLNTAFGVASVRREWLNVARTLEVGQLRTAIAVILPAAAPTIMTGVRISIGIAWLVIVAAEMLVGGTGIGYFVWNEWNNLSITNVIIAILAIGVIGMVLDQVLGWFARLVAYQE
- a CDS encoding SDR family NAD(P)-dependent oxidoreductase gives rise to the protein MAGRLKDKVAIVTGAGSVGPGWGNGKAVAALFAREGAQIFAIDRNSQAVEETRAIVAAEGGTIAAHTCDVTDSAQVRAMVEACLDRFGRIDILHNNVGIMGLGGPVELDEAEWDKVLQVNLTSLYLTCRHVLPVMERQGGGAIVNIGSIAGNRWLGVPYIVYSTTKGAIVPFTRSVALQYAAKGIRANTILPGLMNTPMVREGLTGAYGKPGDVEAMIRARDAQCPMGRMGDAWDVAHAALFLASDEARYITGTELVVDGGLTAKCV
- a CDS encoding CmpA/NrtA family ABC transporter substrate-binding protein; the encoded protein is MFQDPFDPKARLGCSCGEHASQHDHDIAERQKLAADEEARDSRVVDAAIVRALFPQDATRRAFLQAVGAGTALAAINEFFPLAAAREAFAQGTGKPEKTDLKVGFIPITCATPIIMAHPMGFYSKHGLNVEVIKTAGWAVVRDKTLNKEYDAAHMLSPMPLAISLGAGSNPIPYTMPAVENINGQAITLAMKHKDKRDPKSWKGFKFAVPFDYSMHNYLLRYYLAEHGVDPDKDVQIRAVPPPEMVANLRAENLDGFLAPDPVNQRAVYDGVGFIHILSKEIWDGHPCCAFAASKEFVTTMPNTYRALLKGIIDATAFATKPENRKQIAEAIAPANYLNQPVTVVEQVLTGTFADGLGKVQKVPDRIDFAPFPWESFAVWILTQMKRWGQITGEIDYAGVAKEVFLATDAAKLMAEVGLTPPTATTKSFSVMGKAFDPAKPEEYISSFAIKRV
- the cynS gene encoding cyanase → MTREELTAKIRDIKIAKGLKWKDITAKAEGLSKEYATAALMGQMPLPEPAAKAVGAFLGLDDFEVKLLQQVPYRGSLPTAVPTDPLIYRFYELVNVYGSTFKALIEEEFGDGIMSAIDFKMDLKREPDPAGDRVSITMSGKFLKYKMY
- a CDS encoding ABC transporter ATP-binding protein, coding for MAHIRIEGLRKTFPPPRGGDSVTVFDDIWFGIEKGEFVCLIGHSGCGKTTLLNILAGLDDSSGGGIIVGGKEITGPSLDRAVIFQHHALLPWLSVMGNIAFAVRSRYPGWDKAKVRAHCQKYIDLVHLTGSELKKPSQLSGGMKQRVGIARALAIEPDILLMDEPFSALDALTRGSLQDELVAICGATQQTSFMITHDIDEAILLADKIVLMSNGPQARVCEIVENTLPKGRTRQDMHRHPHYYPMRNHLLEFLVNRANSFKAELSAPGYDPKHPPITKPGVGQPPARPISAGEAPLEVKSAGR
- a CDS encoding AbrB family transcriptional regulator, which codes for MTEDTQKESIGGKGPAKLWQIALALAIGAIGGYIFLMLRLPLAWMMGAMVFTTAAAIAGVPIRMAMKLRTAFLAILGVMLGSAFRPDIIDQLGQWIVSAIGIVAYVSLAGWLVYQYYRRFSGYDQATAYFAASPGGLSEMIMMGTAMGGDERIISLTHGARILLVVLTVPLFFRYFLGYEPPPRGVTGISILDMPLYDLTLLGLCAIIGAFLAKLARLPASLLVGPMLCSAAIHLAGLTSHAPPFELVTVAQIVIGSAIGCRFAGTKLALVRRTVGVTMISTGILLAVTLVFSVGLHLLTDLPTLDIVLAFSPGGLAEMSLVALAVGGDTAFVSSHHILRIIVVVLLAPLVFRLFVRRSALLSRPNAADD
- a CDS encoding cytochrome c-type biogenesis protein; amino-acid sequence: MRRLVLALLFVLLLPVSAQAVKPDEMLADPALESRAREIGKELRCLVCQNESIDESNAELARDLRLLVRERLKQGDSNDDVREFVVQRYGDFVLLKPPVKPSTWILWYGPAGILLLGAIGVLFYLRGSRKAADAVPAGAVPLDPDERKRLDALMAEDESK
- a CDS encoding acyl-CoA synthetase → MNLAGMLVRAAHRLGDHPALAQGPRTVLGFRDMARSVASVAGALQAMGLQPGDRVALAMKNCPDYVVLFYAIWYAGLAAVPINGKLHAREFQYILEHSGARLCFVTSDLEPVIAGLAGELPALERIICTGTPEHRWMLQADPVPMAAAGDDDLAWLFYTSGTTGRPKGAMLSHRNLRAMSLSYFVDIDAIAPGDSILHAAPLSHGSGLYMLPHMMMGATQVIPDSGGFDPAEMADLIPHHRGLTLFAAPTMVKRLVNHPGIGGADLRNLKTIVYGGAPMYVADVKQALDVLGNKLAQLYGQGESPMTITGMTKAQYAMRDHPRWEQRIASAGQAQSVVEVRVVDADDNTLPPGEVGEIICRGDSVMLGYWNNPEATAKTLAGGWLYTGDMGSFDEDGYLSLHDRSKDVIISGGSNIYPREVEEVLLTHPQVAEVSVVGSPHADWGEEVVAFVVAREGGRVPEAELDALCLDNIARFKRPKRYRFIAALPKNNYGKILKTELRALLEKEGV